Below is a genomic region from Cellulomonas sp. P24.
CTCTCGCGCGCGGCAGCAACGTCCTCGAGCGGGCTCGCAGCCTCTCGGCGCTCCTCGGCGGGTGCGACGTCATCGTGACTCTCGGCCCGGCGGGGGTGCTGCTGGTCACGGGAGAGGACTCGCGGGTGTTCGCGGCCGAGTCGGTCGACGCGGTCGACACGACGGGTGCGGGCGACTGCTTCTGCGGAAACCTCGCGGCGCGCCTCTCGCTCGGCGACGCGCTGGCGTCGGCGGTCGAGTACGCGATCGTCGCCTCCGGCATCGCCGTCGGACGTCGCGGCGCAGCTGACGCGGCACCGGTGCCTGAGGAGGTGCTGCTTCGCCTCCAGGCGCGACAGCGCTCCGAGGGCGACGACGAGGGGCGCGATGACGCGGCCCTGGCAACAGTGAGAGAGGGGTAGGACCGTGAGCGGATTCTCCATCTGGATGCTCGAGTACGCGCACTGTCTGACACAGCCGATGGGCTGCATCTTCTACGGGCAGTGGAACGTCGGCACCCGGAAGTTCCCGTACAGCTACGTCTACGTGGAAGGCGACGGCCACCGCATCCTCGTGGATGTCGGCCACGACGACGAGAGCTCCAACCAGGTGCTGTCCTCCCGGTACGACGTCATCGACTGGCAGGCCCCCGATGCCGTCCTGGCGAAGGTCGGCGTGCGTCCTGAGGACATCGACATCGTCGTCCTCACCCACGCCCACTACGACCACGCGGGTGCGGCTCGGCGGTTCCCGAACGCCACGTTCTACCTCCAGCGCACCGAGCTGGAGGGCTCCCGTTGGGCCCTGGCCAATGCGCACCTGTTCAAGTCGATCATCGGCGCGATCGACCCGGGCGACATCGAGATGCTCACCGAGCTCGAGCAGGAAGGGCGTCTCGTCCTGCTCGACGGAGATCTTCCGGACCTGGTCCCCGGGCTGAGCGTACGTGCGGCGAAGGACACCCACACGCCTGGATCCCAGTACGTCGTCGTCACGACGGGCGGGCAGAACTGGGTCGTCACCGGCGACAACATGTACAGCTACGAGAACGCCGAAGGCCTCGACCACGACGGCACCTACGTGAGCATCGGCTTCGGTGGCGGCAGCTCCTGGAACAACCTCACGACGATCGACGAGATGCTTCGCGCCGCCGGATCGACGGACCGGCTCGTGATCGCCCACGAGGGCGAGACATTCGTCCGGCACCCGTCCAAGGAGTTCCCCGATCACCTCTCCGTCGCCGAGCTCGTGCTCGCCGATGGTGTCACCTCACGGATCTGAGAAACGAAGGGAACCCGATGAAGAAGACAGGAATTCTCAATCGCGACGTCTCGGCGCTCGTCGCGCAGATGGGCCACTACGACACGCTGATCGTCTCGGATGCGGGATTCTCGGTCCCGCCGGGTGTCCCGTGCGTCGACCTGACGCTCTCCGCGGGCAGCCCGACCGTGGACGAGGTCGTCGCGATGGTCGGCCGCGAGCTGCAGGTGGAGAGGTTCCACTTCGCCGACGAGGCCGTGGCCGTCCTGGGCGACCGTGCCGCGGACATCTTGAGCGTCTTTCCCGAGGCGTCTGCCCAGAGCATTCCCCACGTCGATTTCAAGAAGATGGCGACAGGCGCCCGCGGAATGATCCGCACCGGTGACTGCCGTGCATACGCCAACGTCATCCTCGTCTCTGGCGTCATCTACTGACACACCTGCACGACCGCAGTCCGCACGTCGCATCGCACAACAAGCTCAAAGAGGAGTAGAAAATGCGCAAGCAACACACCAGCGTGATCGCCGCAGTGGCGATCGGGATCGTCGCACTCGCCGGCTGCAGCTCCACCGCACCGTCGACCGGCACGTCGGGTACGGCGGCGGGCGGAAAGCTGCTCGGCATCGTGTCGATCACCGCGACCGACGCGAACAACGCCCGCGTGATCAAGGGCGCGACCGCGGCTGCAGAGGCCGCCGGCTGGACCGTCGACGTCGTCGACGCCCAGGGCAGCGCCGACCAGGCGAACGCGGCGATCGTGAACTTCGCGAACAAGAAGGCCGGGATGATCTTCGACCTGGTGTTCCCCGCGTCGTCCCTCGGTGCTGGCCTCGCGGCAGCGAAGTCCGCCGGCATCCCCGTGGCGACCTGGGGCGGTGGCCCCGGCGACGGCATCGTCATGACGACCGGCGCCGGCGGGCCGTTCGCCGAGCCCGCAACCGCGAAGCTGCTCAGCGACATGAGCGACGAGGGTCAGGTGCTCGCCCTGACGTACCGGACCGGACAGGTGTGTCGCGACCGCGAGGACCTCTTCGACGAGATGCTCGCGAAGGCACCCAAGGTCACCGTGACCAAGAACGAGGTCACCATTCCCGGGTTCCTGCAGGACGGCGCCAAGTACGCCACCGCGTGGCTCGCCGCGCACCCTGCCGGCTCGGGCAACCTCGCCGTGTGGGGCTGCTGGGAGGACCCGACCCTCGGCGCGATCTCCGCGATCAAGCAGCAGGGACGCACCGACGTCAAGACCTACGGCATCAACGGCTCGAGCACCGCGATCAAGGCGGTTCAGGACGGCAGCCTGACCGCCACCGTCTACGAGGACGGGGTCAAGGAGGGCGCGACCATGTTCACCACGACCATGGAGGCGATCAAGGCGGGCAGCAGCTGGCAGCCGAAGACCGTCGACGTGCCGGGGATCCTGGTCAGCGCTGACAACATCAGCGACTTCCTCGCCTCGCACCCTGAAGCACTGAACTGACGTTCTGACGACGACGAGGAGTCACGCGATGAGCGACGAGCAGGTGGACACGAGGGTGCGGGCGGCCGACACGCAGTCGATGGTGGTCATCGATTCCGTGAGCAAGGCCTTCGGCGGGGTCCACGCGTTGCGTGACGTCTCGCTCTCGGTCCGGCCGGGAGCGGTGCACGGTCTCGTCGGTGCGAACGGGGCCGGCAAGTCGACGCTGATCCGCTGTCTGGCTGGGGTCACCCAGCCAGACAGCGGGCAGATCGTGATCGACGGCGAGCCCGTGACGATCGCCACACCCCACGACGCATCGGACCTCGGGTTGTCCTTCATCCACCAGGAGCTGAGCCTGGTGCCCGGGTGGAGCGTGCTCCGGAACATGGCACTGGGCGTTCCGCCGACGACCCGTCTGGGGCTGATCGACTGGAGGCCGATCCGCCAGCGTGCGCGCGCCGTCGCCGAGCAGGTCGGGATCGAGTTCAGCCTCAACAAGCAGGTGGACGACCTCAGCACGGCGGATCGGTGGCTCGTCATGATCGGGCGCGCCCTGATGCACGACGCGCGGCTGATCGCAATGGACGAGCCGACCGCGTCGCTGTCCGCGAGCGAGGCCGAACGACTCCACGCGATCGTCAGGGACCTCGTCGCCCAGGGCAAGGCGATCATCTTCGTGTCCCACCGGCTCGACGAGGTCTCGTCGCTCTGCTCGGACATCACCGTCTTCAAGGACGGCGCCGTCGTCCAGCAGACGACACGCGCATCGACCACGCGCGCCGAGCTCGTACGGGCCATCGTGGGTCAGGACATCGACGTCACGTCGCGCCCGGCCGAGAAGGCGACCGCGGGCGAGGTCGTTCTCGACGTGCGCGACATCCATGACGCCAAGACCCTCCACGGAGTCTCGCTGGAGGTGCGATCCGGCGAGGTCGTCGGACTTGGCGGGCTCGTCGGAGCAGGGCGGACCGAGCTCGCTCGCATCATCTTCGGTGCAGCGAAGCGCACCACCGGTCAGGTCCTGCTCGCAGGCTCCGAGGTCCACTTCGCCGCACCGGCCGACGCGGTCAGATCGGGGATCGGCATGGTCCCCGAGGAGCGGCGATCCGAAGGGGTGTTCCTCGACAGGTCGATCGACTTCAACATCAACATCGCCTCCCTGGACTCGCTCCGGATGCATCGCCTGCTCCCGCTGCTCCGCCTGCGGGAGGCGCAGCGACGTGCGCAGATCGCCGCAGACGGTGTCACGGTGAAGGCGAAAGACGTGCGACAGCTCGTCGGCGCGCTCTCCGGCGGGAACCAGCAGAAGGTCGCCATCGCCCGATGGCTGATCGACAAGCCGAGGGTCCTGATCCTCGACGAGCCGTCGAGAGGCGTCGACGTCGGGGCCCGGGCCGAGGTCCACCGCCTCGTCCGTGAGCTCGCCGCTCAAGGAACGGCAGTCCTCGCCATCTCCTCCGACAACGAAGAGCTCGTCGCGCTGTGCGACCGGGTCGTCGTGATGGCCGAAGGGGCGATCACGGGCGAGCTGACCGGCGACGACATCACCATCGATCACATCCTGTCGTTGAGCTTCGCTCACGACCGAGGGAAGGTTGCAGCGTCATGACCACGACCACGGCTGACGTCAGTGCGAAGTCGCTGCCTGGGGCAGCGGCAAAGGGTCGCAGGACCCTGGCACTCACCATCGTCTCCAAGTACGGAACCCTGATCGCCATGGCGATCATGATCGTCATCTTCGCGATGATGGTCCCGAACGGGATCTTCCTCACGACGAACAACCTGCTCAACATCGTCAACCAGTCGGCACTCACCGCGATCATCGCGAGCGGGCTCACCATGGTCCTGGTGGTCGGTGAGTTCGACCTGAGCGTCGGGTACGCGGCGAGCCTCGCAGGGATCCTGGTCACCGGTCTGATGGCCAAGCAGGGCCTGGCGATGCCGCTGGCGATCCTCGTGACCCTGCTGATCGGGGGCGCCGTGGGTTCCGCGAACGGTCTGCTCGTGACCAAGGCGCGCGTCAACGCCGTCGTGGCGACCCTTGGCCTCGGCACGGTGCTGGTCGGGCTCGCCTACGGCTACACGGCAGGTTCGCCGATCGTCCAGGTGCCGCAGGCGTTCGCGCAGCTCACCCTCGGGCGGACGCTCGGCGTCCAGAACCCGATCTGGTTCATGGCCGTCGTCCTCGGTCTTCTCTGGCTCGTCCTCAACCGCACGCCACTGGGTCAGCGGATCCAGGCAGTCGGCGCCAACACCGAGGCCGCGCGTCTCGCCGGGGTGCGGGTCGACCGGACGAAGATCGCCGCGTTCGTGATCGCGGGCGTGTGTGCCGCGATCACCGGAGTGCTGCTGGCCTCGCTGCTCGGCAGCGGTACCGTGAGCGCTGCCGACGGCTACCTGATGGACTCGTTCGCCGCAGTGTTCATCGGCTCGGCCACCCTGCGTGATGGCAGGTTCCACATCGTCGGCACACTGGTCGGGGTGCTCGTCGTCAACGTAGGGTTCAACGGGCTCAGCCTCCTGGGGACCCCGACCTTCTGGCAGTACATCTTCAAGGGCGGGATCCTGGTCCTGGCTGTCGCTCTATCGACGATCGCGCGCCGGTACTCCCGGACCTAGGACCTCCGCGTGACCGAGCTGGATGTATGAGGAGGGGGAACCTTGGCCACCATGCGTGATGTCGCCGCGGCAGCCGGCGTGTCAACGGCGACGGTGTCGCGGGTCGTGAACCAGAGC
It encodes:
- a CDS encoding N-acyl homoserine lactonase family protein, which codes for MSGFSIWMLEYAHCLTQPMGCIFYGQWNVGTRKFPYSYVYVEGDGHRILVDVGHDDESSNQVLSSRYDVIDWQAPDAVLAKVGVRPEDIDIVVLTHAHYDHAGAARRFPNATFYLQRTELEGSRWALANAHLFKSIIGAIDPGDIEMLTELEQEGRLVLLDGDLPDLVPGLSVRAAKDTHTPGSQYVVVTTGGQNWVVTGDNMYSYENAEGLDHDGTYVSIGFGGGSSWNNLTTIDEMLRAAGSTDRLVIAHEGETFVRHPSKEFPDHLSVAELVLADGVTSRI
- the rbsD gene encoding D-ribose pyranase → MKKTGILNRDVSALVAQMGHYDTLIVSDAGFSVPPGVPCVDLTLSAGSPTVDEVVAMVGRELQVERFHFADEAVAVLGDRAADILSVFPEASAQSIPHVDFKKMATGARGMIRTGDCRAYANVILVSGVIY
- a CDS encoding sugar ABC transporter substrate-binding protein, whose product is MRKQHTSVIAAVAIGIVALAGCSSTAPSTGTSGTAAGGKLLGIVSITATDANNARVIKGATAAAEAAGWTVDVVDAQGSADQANAAIVNFANKKAGMIFDLVFPASSLGAGLAAAKSAGIPVATWGGGPGDGIVMTTGAGGPFAEPATAKLLSDMSDEGQVLALTYRTGQVCRDREDLFDEMLAKAPKVTVTKNEVTIPGFLQDGAKYATAWLAAHPAGSGNLAVWGCWEDPTLGAISAIKQQGRTDVKTYGINGSSTAIKAVQDGSLTATVYEDGVKEGATMFTTTMEAIKAGSSWQPKTVDVPGILVSADNISDFLASHPEALN
- a CDS encoding sugar ABC transporter ATP-binding protein, producing MSDEQVDTRVRAADTQSMVVIDSVSKAFGGVHALRDVSLSVRPGAVHGLVGANGAGKSTLIRCLAGVTQPDSGQIVIDGEPVTIATPHDASDLGLSFIHQELSLVPGWSVLRNMALGVPPTTRLGLIDWRPIRQRARAVAEQVGIEFSLNKQVDDLSTADRWLVMIGRALMHDARLIAMDEPTASLSASEAERLHAIVRDLVAQGKAIIFVSHRLDEVSSLCSDITVFKDGAVVQQTTRASTTRAELVRAIVGQDIDVTSRPAEKATAGEVVLDVRDIHDAKTLHGVSLEVRSGEVVGLGGLVGAGRTELARIIFGAAKRTTGQVLLAGSEVHFAAPADAVRSGIGMVPEERRSEGVFLDRSIDFNINIASLDSLRMHRLLPLLRLREAQRRAQIAADGVTVKAKDVRQLVGALSGGNQQKVAIARWLIDKPRVLILDEPSRGVDVGARAEVHRLVRELAAQGTAVLAISSDNEELVALCDRVVVMAEGAITGELTGDDITIDHILSLSFAHDRGKVAAS
- a CDS encoding ABC transporter permease; amino-acid sequence: MTTTTADVSAKSLPGAAAKGRRTLALTIVSKYGTLIAMAIMIVIFAMMVPNGIFLTTNNLLNIVNQSALTAIIASGLTMVLVVGEFDLSVGYAASLAGILVTGLMAKQGLAMPLAILVTLLIGGAVGSANGLLVTKARVNAVVATLGLGTVLVGLAYGYTAGSPIVQVPQAFAQLTLGRTLGVQNPIWFMAVVLGLLWLVLNRTPLGQRIQAVGANTEAARLAGVRVDRTKIAAFVIAGVCAAITGVLLASLLGSGTVSAADGYLMDSFAAVFIGSATLRDGRFHIVGTLVGVLVVNVGFNGLSLLGTPTFWQYIFKGGILVLAVALSTIARRYSRT